One Triticum dicoccoides isolate Atlit2015 ecotype Zavitan chromosome 4B, WEW_v2.0, whole genome shotgun sequence genomic window carries:
- the LOC119291809 gene encoding DET1- and DDB1-associated protein 1-like, with amino-acid sequence MSALCYQLSAKRAWPERETAHTSRSRTAAAAMGSPLGGWPSHNPHNFSQLVPADPSAQPTNVTPTTYIAAHRTDPPPNQVITTEPRNILLRHFYQNSENKPRPKRAAPESASVRNGKQARSPAEDGSQSSTRS; translated from the exons ATGTCTGCTCTCTGCTACCAACTGTCGGCAAAGAGAGCCTGGCCGGAGCGAGAGACGGCACACACATCGCGGTCGCGGACGGCGGCAGCGGCGATGGGAAGCCCGCTGGGCGGCTGGCCGAGCCACAACCCGCACAACTTCAGCCAGCTCGTCCCGGCCGACCCCTCCGCCCAGCCCACG AATGTCACACCAACAACTTACATTGCAGCACATAGGACAGATCCACCTCCAAATCAAG TGATCACGACGGAGCCCAGGAACATCCTGTTGAGGCATTTCTACCAGAACTCGGAGAACAAG CCGAGGCCGAAGAGGGCCGCCCCGGAGAGTGCCTCCGTGCGCAACGGCAAGCAGGCGAGGAGCCCCGCCGAGGACGGAAGCCAGTCGAGCACGAGAAGCTGA